Genomic segment of Juglans microcarpa x Juglans regia isolate MS1-56 chromosome 7S, Jm3101_v1.0, whole genome shotgun sequence:
CGTCCATCCCGACCTCGCCCTCGGACGCCTCAATAGTGACCACCAGTAGCTGCACCACGGGAAAATTGCTCCCCCGCCGTAACCGGTGCTAGGACCGCCATTGTAAGGGGATCTTGTCTCCAAAGCAGCCGATCCTCGCATTAAAGGGTCCTATACCCCGGGAAGAGGCCCATCATCGGCCTGAACACTCTCCCGACGAGCTTTCTTCCCCTTATCCTGCAAAGGAAGGTCTAAGGAACACTTCTGGAGCGCGCAACTTGGGGTCGCGTAACAATCGGCCTGTCATAAGAAGGAAGGTGTCCCAAGGGAGGCAGAGAGCTCCTCAGACTCTCCTAAGAAATGAGAACCTCAGAAAAAACACTGTCGTGATGGTTTTGCACCCTTTTTCGCACAATTGCAAGACGTATCACTTCATAAGGAGTGGCTGTCGGACGCACAACCTTATATTCCGAAATTTCCCTCCAATCTATCCTTATGAGAAACTCCTAGCGATTCACCTATCCCACCAGAAACTCCCATCAGCAaccaaatacaaagaaaaacttGGGAGACTAGTCCTTCACCTTGTTGTATCGCAGCTCCAATGTGACTAAAGCATGAGATACCTTGAAGCTGCATACATTCCTCTTTAGGTGTAGCACCCTATGGGCATGAAGAAACTCACGGCTAATAAGCTCTACGTCGTCCGAAAAGGATTCCAACAAAGCCCATCGCCAAATAATGCTACAGCAAATCAATAATCTCCGAGCATTTGGATGAAGTTGGGAAGGGGCCAAGTTGAGGCGGTCTAGAAGATCACGAATAAGGCAGGGGAATAGCAATCTCAAGCCGCATGAAAACATGGAAGGGTATATGGCTACCTTACTGGAATGGCCCTTTGCATCGACGGCGTCCTGCTCAAAGCCAGGAACTTCGAAGGAAACGGACTCTGGTACTTGGAAGGTAAGAGCTAAGGAGGTCAGCGTTGATTTGTTGGTACTCGAGTGCCATCCGCTACCCAAAACAATGACCCAGTGTCGGCACAGCCCTCGCCGGACATGTTAGGATGAACAGATTTTTTAGAAACCATCACCACCAGAACACGAAGTAGCAAAGAAGACTGgttgaagagaagaaaaatcaaaggaacTAGAATGGCAGGACAATCACAGCGTAGTGGACGAAAATCAGGTCTCACTCccactttttataaaagaaggtGATGGTTAGACTCCCATGAATCATAGCGACGAGGACACTCGCCGTTTCGATTTTAGAGAATGTGGTTTACAAAACGACACCGACGTGAACACCTACACCTCTTCATTAATGAGGTTGAAAAGATGTTATGAAATGGTGAGTCCATCACGGAAGACAGGAACGTCACCAGAAATGCCAACCAACAAAAGCCTCTCAGACCTTAGAAAACCTAAGTAAGGTCTCGGCCTTTGTAAGAAGGCGGGATCAAATCATGATAAATTCCCACTGTACTTGTCCGGTGAGAATTAGCAGGGTAACTATAAGGAATTTTCCCCTCGAGGCCCAAGAGGCCCAATTGAACCCGGCCAGGAGTAGAAAGCCATTTACTCAGCCCACTAGGAGGCTCCTTTATACATGACTTGTAGGAAGGATGTTGCTGCAGAAGATGAGACTCGTCGATTTGAGAACCCCTCGAGGAGTGTCCAGTCCTCAAGTTGCCACCCGCACAACAGGCATAATAAACGGGGAACCGTTGATCTACTGACAAATAAGGCATGAACGAACCAAAAAGAAGGCAAACTGAAAGAAGGAGGTTGGAGAACCACACTGCATTAATGGTTCTGCCACCCAGACAACAGGTCACATTAGCAGAGCCACACCGCATTTAAAGATTCTGACAAATGGAACAATACGGGGAACGCGGACTTCATGAAAGAATGTATGGTCTACATCTCAGCcctgtagtataaatagcatATCCCAAGTACAAGAATATATCTCTGGTCCCTAgactctcttatttatttactacactccaagaatatttattaaatttggcATCAGACGTTCCCCGgccccaaggccaccctctcaAGGATGCAGTATTTTCTACGTTGTGCAGGACCCGTTTTCGAAAACCTAAGTTGTCAGAATTTAGCCCAAAGGTTTgcgaaacacaacgttaacaagTACAACTTTATAAGTAtataaccaaaataaaaacGTGTAATGCTGCTGACATAATAAACTGttgaaaaactatatattatgttatataataatatgaatatgGATAAAAGTCatagttttctttaatttgaaaaataagatacatgttttaacaaaaataagatattttacattCATAGTCTCTCGTTAGACACCGACCAATATTACAGATTTGGATTTCTTATAGTTTAAACTTTAACATCTAGACTAAGATAAATATAGACATGTAAATAAGACCTACAATATTTATGACTACCCAAGTGAGTGTTATATGGCACGAGAAGTGGACCCAAAAAATTGCActtcaatagtttttttttttttaattattattggcACCAGATGTCTGAAAACAAAGTTTCGACTAATCTTAAAGCACATGTCCTTGATAAAGAATTTATCGCAAACGCATTTCGGATAATTCAACAAAAATTCCTTAATCCGATGAAtcctaaaaattatttgtagcCAGATTTTCGAACCTTTAACTTGAAAGAAAGCATGTCACCAACACAAGCACTCTTACCATTTGTGTCAACCcatagagatttaaaaaaattataaataatatagagTTTCTCTCAAGTCTCATGCCTTATAATTCCAATAAAAATTCTAGAAACTTTAGTATCCTTTTTCTATTTGGGCCATATAAGACTCAATGTATAACAAGAGTAGGCCTTAAAAGAAAGGTCCAAAATATGCATTAAGCCTGACGAGCAACGTATGCACAGTGCTTCCCCCtcccaaaaccctaaaattcatttcatttcctaaTACTATATCCAAATACTATATTTGTGACTTGAGAGCACACTtcaaaagagatgaaaatagttttaaaaaaaaaaaaagaaaaaaaaaaaagagatgaaaatcgTTCATTTCACAGTTCATTCCTGTCGAAATGGCTTGTCGTTTCGATTGCCACGACACTATATTGCTCTAACACTCTCTACAAATGCGACGTCaagtattttttatgtattctaattggaaaattttatacactagAACACTATCTCATTTTCAtctattatataagatgtgtcatatttattactattagatAATTCTTACATCTTATATTATGGGATGAGAGTATggtataatattactcattccAATTACTGTATCGGTATATTGCTTGCtactgtttctttttcttttgggtgtagaattttataaattagtgTTATGTGTTAACGAGGAAACTGGAAAGTCGTAGCTTTTCGTGATGGGTTATGGTGTTCCAAGGTGTATGATAATTGGTTCTAAGTTTTGCCGTTTCTATTAGATTGCTTTCTAGCTTTTCGTGATGAGGTTACGTTGTTACGAGGTTTACCCTTGTTGGTTATATTCTGTGGTCCTCGAGTTTTCTTGGTACAACCTTTGAGCTTCTCAGTTTGTTATTTTGGTGTCTTGGACCGTTTGAACTGGTGGTGGGATTGATTATAGTAAGCAATAAAATTCATTTGATTTGAGTCGTTGATGTAACGTACTAATAGAATGTCCTAACTACatagtttatattttaaaaagactaatCAATTATACAATTAGAACTctattgaaacattataaagagtaataacTTCTCCCTCACAAGTAATGTagaatctcatacaccacctacccttatcattATTATATGGGTTATCACAATCATTAGTAATGCTCTAATAAAAGGCCTAAACTACATGgtctatatttcaaaaaaattaatcattgatACAATTGAAACCAAATTGGAAtattatgaaaaacaaaaatttatcattttcaagcaatgtgagatctcatacaccacctactcttatccttatcatatggagtatcacaatctATCTCCCTTAAAAATTCTTAACGTCCTAGTCGAGCCTGTCCGTTGTAAGTGGCACAGCTCAAGTGCTACATTTCTAATCGGGATAGACTTTAATAGAATTGGAAGGCCTAGTCAATGAAAGGCCAAAATCATATGgcctattttttaaaaggactagttaatgatacaattagaacccaatttgaatattataaagagcaagaacttatCATTCTCAAACAATGTGTGATCTCATATATCACTTAtccttattcttatcatattgtTACACGACATCGGTATATCTACAAGGATGGACTGAAATCTTTGTAGGCTTTGGTTTGGGGCAATAAAGAATTAGAGGGTTGGGCTCAATGGCTTCAATGGGCTTGTATAGCTAATGTCTTTTGCTTAGTTTTATTGGGCTAGGTTTGTGTTAGTTAAGCCCAATTGCTTATATTCTCACTTATGTTTAATTGTAGTTTGTTTGAACTTAAAGGGCCCATAGCCTTTTATTGGCTTTCTATAAGGTTTTCATGGGAGTATATATACACTCAGTTGGATAGGGTAAGAAATTAATCTAGAATGATAAAGAAATTTCTGTCTTTTTTtcattatctctcatttttttggAGGAGCTCCCTCGAAGAGACTCGAGAGCAAATCAatgttatcttattttaattattatggtGTGTTACACATATGGGTTATCATAGTTGATGAGTTTGAGCAATGGATTTTCAGGGACTTTTCTAGGGGCATTACTCGATTTGGATTCAAGAATCActccaactcatcttattttattttatctcatcattacaatttttctaaatttttatacaaaatataataaatattcaattttttcaaatactaaaataataataatattaaaaaataatattctaacaatattttattcaaattttaacttttatctaaaattatttcatctcatctcactatccaaatctcacCTCAAGCCGATACTTTTTTTGAGAAGCTTAATAGACTTGGAAAGGGTCGCGACAGATTGAACTGTAGAGTGACAGAAGGAAGTAATTCTCATATATTGGATGAGAGCTTCAACACATTATCTGATGGGATGGATGGGAAGTTGAAGAAGGCAGCCACATATTTTCAGTTCGATGAGGATGAAATAACAAAAGATGATTATAAGTTTAGACCAGATATGAATTTTAAAGAGGGAATGACTGATGAAATCAAGGTATTCTAGCATGCCCAGCCGTGGCCTCTGTTATTTAACCAGTCCGTTTTTCCGTATGGTTTGACATTAGTTGGAAAAGATAAAGCATACTTTTGATCGGATACTGTTTGTTCAGAGTGTATATTGTATTCTATGAAGTCATGTGGAGGAATAATTCCATATTATTTGTAGACAAGGTCTtagacatgtttataaagaataagcaatcatctcttgtaaaaatcgattttatgagatgagataggcccataaatttcttcataatATCAGAGTCTGTCACAGGACAAATAGGGGCCACACTACTTACTCCATGAAAAGGATTAGGAAAAATACTAGCATTTACATGAAGAAgagtgttgaggaataatctcacattatcaGTAAACAAGGTCTTtggcatgtttataaagaatgaacaattCTTTCTTGTAAcaccgattttatgagatgagttaaactTATGATTTTCTTCAAAACATAAGTTCGAATTAGGATTTATGAACCGCATATCTTTTTGGTtcacttgtttttctttatttttttaagtgctTTTGGATGATTAATTGAGAGGTTAGGACATCAAATTctgttgttatttatttaattttttttgttttgcaatgATAATTCTCTGAAATATATAACAGGGCATCACCGTAGggaattttctataatttcctTTGCTATATGCTATAAAATATGACAATTGCATTCcttgttttgataagtacaaATGCATTCGGCGTATTTGTTTTTAGTTTCAGTTTACAGTGTTGCTATACTGGTTTTCTCTGTATTTATCCCTCTTAGATTTGTCTCTCTTTTAAGCACTGCATGGATTTGTGCAGGATCTTGATCTTAGAAAGCCAGGAGTATGGAAACCTGCCAAAAGGCCTGAGTTTCAAGTTACTACTGAGGAAGTTCTAAGAAAAGCTGATATTAGGGTGAGCTTTTCTGGATTTAATAAATTGCATCTGCTACGATGTGATTGCATTATATAAAATTCATGTTTTTTCTAACGCAATCGTGGAAGTTGGATGACTATTGCTTTACACTGCTAGGTCTAATTTTTGTAGAGCAAAGTTACACCCTCCACAATCTTTACacaccatatattttttaaatttttaaattttttaatttttttttaaatttttttttgaatttattctttttaaactactttaatttttctatttattattcatacattaaatatttgataaaagaaaaaaataataaaaattaaaaaaatgtgtggtgtgtggaggttgtgtgaatagtaagagattgtgtaaattttttcatttttgtatgATCAGTAAAACAagtattttattgatgatatgaATAAGAATAGCCCCACGGATAGGTCTAATCGGATTCCATGCTCATCTTACTTGTCGAAAAGAGAATAACTACGTTCCATACTTACCGATAGGGGTGTGCATTTCACCCGAGCACCTGCTGGACCAGATTAGATTGACCCGACCCTACCTGTATTTTATCGGGCATTATTTGAGCGGGTTGGAGACCCGACTAAACAACGGGTTTATTAATGGGTGTCAACCCGTCCGACAATGTAAAACCATACTGATCCTCAAAGCCTAATCAACCAGTAGCCGCCCACTCAGTCTCAGCCCACACGCAGGCTCACCAAACAAAAGATTTGCAAGACAAAAATTAGAGATGAattgggagaaaaaaaagaaattaattagagaGACCGAGAACTCCAGCACCACACACAGCCCacattgagatttaaaaaaaaaaaattgcaagagACTAAAATTGTCTTCACCGTACCTCAAATGGTGTAACAACCCCCCAATACCAAAACCCGGAGAGTAGCCGCCCACAGTTGCTGAGCTTTCCCGTCTAGAAGTCCTTAAACGCGAACTAAAGCACAGCATTAGAGCCCATCCGAAGCGCATACTTAAGGGTCAGGTGAGTGGCGATTGCACCTCCATCGGGATTGCAAAACCGTCACAATTGAAATCTCCGTCAAGATTGTCACTCTGGGAATGCTCCCCGCGCTTGCATTCTTCCTCTATTGGCACAGTGCCGAAACCCCGGCGAATCTTCCACAAAGCTCATAGGAGGACGCATTGGAATGCCTCTCCTTTAGTCCCAAGACCACTTCTCTGTCTTTCGTTTGTAAATGAGTTCTATTTTCATTTCTGGAAGCATGAAAACGATCATGTTTTTAAAGGTCGGGTCATACGGGTTCAACccgattttattttgttcgggTCGAGTCGGTTCGGATCGCACTCTTCCATGAGGTCTATCAGGTCGAATCGATCCCAGACCGGATTTTATGAGGGCGGGTTACAAGCCTACTTACCAATGATATTGATCAATATCTAAATAATAGTGACGAATTTCTGATTTTTGGGTTTCCCATGTTTGATTATGTAGGAAAcccttaggggttggctcaagtggtaaaagccTTGGGCTTGAGGGTATActcccccaggtctaaggttcaaattcccTTGGATTCAAACAATTTATAGGGACCATCAGACTAAGagattttctccttgaattaaCCGATGTATATTTGTGGAAAACTCATTGCTGAGGGCTTGTATACCTCCGAGATTAGTGGGGATGCTGTTCCCAGATACTttgtgccaataaaaaaaaaatcatgtaagagTTATTCACTAGCAACGATGATCACTGAATTGGAGTGATAGACTGAGTCATGAATTTACCGATGCAAATCTATCTGATAGCATCCAATTTTTCCATTGTCGGCTAACTTTTCTGTAACAGTTATAATTTTCATTGccacttttattttatcaaattatagtGTATACTTCTGTCTTTCGAATGTTTAATTAAGCTATGTCTAGCCATTGTGTTCTTTGTTATGCAGAATGTCAGATTCCTTGCAAACTTCATTACAGAGGTTGGAATTATTATCAAGAGAATCGAAGCAAGGTAATATTGAAAGCAAGTACAAGTATTGTAAACTTCACGTAGCTTTAAATATCTAGTTTGGTTGGGCTTTTCTTGACAAGTGAgaaatttccttttattttcgtTGTTTCATTTTGCAGACTGGTGTTAGTTCCAAGGCCCACATCAGGAAGGTTGCTAGGCAGATCAAAACAGCTCGAGCTTTTGGTTTAatgatatcatatcatatcatcttatttaattattataaaattttacaatttattttttcttatctaatcattataatttttttaaattctcacataaaataaaataaataatttaacttttttaaatctcaaaacacaaataatattaaaaaatatattctaacaatattttattcaatttttaacttttatactaattcatcccatcttatctacaaaaataaacgaAGAATTTTCTCACTAAAATATGCACTGAAAAGTGCTCTAGAATATATGTAGATTTGAATATCTACAGATCCTAACCAataggatcccttaaataaacaatttaaaaattaattccaATTACAGTAGGATTATGTTGATGGAACAAATCTAATAGGAGTTTGATCTATAGTAAGATTCTGCTGACGGGAACGTGCAAGACAGTACTAAAATCTTAGATAGTATTATTTTCAACCAAACCAAGCTACAATTTTTTCGTTTAATAATATACCACTGTGATTCACAATATAGGCATGCAGTACGTGCATGAATTTTTATGGCAATAATATTTTACCAATTTAAAATGCACTCCTTTACCTATACCTACatagtatatatgtatattcaaattttaaaaagtgttagATTTGGCAACCTTTTAGTTTGTACCgttagaaaggaaaatgatagtatgccTACCAAATATGTCCCGCCATTAAATATgcctatttatatttttttttattattttttttaaacggttaaggaagtgactattagttaatatatattttttattttttaaataattacggatgtttaaaaaattctttaaaaaaaaaaatttgtactaACATGCACATTTGGTAGACACCCAGCATTGTCCATCTAGAAATAATGGTTGAGATTTATCAAAATCTTCTTCATCGAGTAcgttaaaaattctaaaacatcTTGGTAAGCTGACAAGTCTTGTCCATTGTGCTGGGAAATTTTCCATGGGGTTTCACAGTTTTTAGCCGTTCTACCTTGGGTCCCGCctgttaattaaataattaccaattaaatttatcattttaaggACAggttattaaagaaaatctatCATTAATTAGTCAATATCACAGCCCATCTGATCAAGTTAGGTAACGAAATCCATATAGGAAAAATACGTCCACAAAAATCCATTTGAAACCAAATGACCTAACGCTCAAAACAAGGAATTAGAGATTTCCCGTGATTTAACAGACCTACTCCTAAAATGCGTTGGCAATAGATACGAAAACAGCACATGAcccttttttcaaattttcatcaaatCTAGAGAAGGAAATAGAAACCAAATAGAACTTTATTTGCAAACTTGCTTATTGACACATCTTTTTGGATTCCGCACCGGATTTCTAAAACAAAGTCTCGATTAATTCTAGAGATGCATAGACTCTCGACAAGAAATTTTCTGCAACTGCACCTCAagtaatttaagaaaaaattccTCAAATCCGATTGTCCCTAAAAATTATGCACCCAAAAGAGTTGCAACCTTATACCTCAAGACTTCCAAACGTAATGCTTAGAAGACTTCCACACGTAAGATGTGTCAATAAACCCCGAGGGTTACGGACAGCTGACGAGATAAAAAGAAGTCCGGATTTGAGCATTTGCATATCCTCAAACTTCCTAATCatccaatatatataaacaggGTTGGTCTCCAACGAGGTTTCTGCATTTTTCATGCAGCAGCTTCATAACCCTAATAGAACATTGACTAATTCCACTGGCATTTTACTGGCTAACACTAAAGACTTAGCCAACAACCAGTTTTAAGCTCTAGAAAACAACAAGGACATAAAAGTTTAAAGCCACCACCTCTCACTGTCTGtctgttaattaatttataggtatacttttattttgtatattgtcTATGAACATTTTCTTCTCTctgcattattattatatacataagTTAATATCACGTCTTTAACTTccattcaaaaatttatccatCACTTTTGCcattccctcttctctctctctctctctctctctctctctctctcgatgaagaagaagaagaagccacAAGTGTGTCAATCTTTCAAATGACAATTCCATCTTCTTTTCTCGCCATCACCGTCACTCTCATTCTCATATACCCCATATCTCTTTTGCATCCAACTGTCGTTAACGGCCTTGGGTCGGCGTCCACCACTGCTGTCACCTACGGCACTGCCACAGTCTGCGGTATCGTGGCCGCCGAGCCCGCCCAGGGAATCCAATGCTATCAAAACGGCCAAATCATTTCAGTCGAACCAAATACCTCCTTTGAAGCCATCTCAGGTGGCGGCAGCTTCTTCTGCGGCCTCAAGTCCGGTGGCCTCAGCCTCCTCTGCTGGGACACTGCTTCATCCAACTCGAGCTTTAAACCAAAacgtatatataatagtgacaCGGTCAGATTGACTGATCTAACGGTTGGTGATGATCAGGTTTGTGCCAGAGAGGTCAACTCCGGCATGGCCAAGTGCTGGAGAGGAAATAAGAATGGTGAGTCTAAATTTCCACCACCTTGGGAAGCATTGAGGTTTCAGGCAATCACATCGGggattgggttttcatgtggGATTTTGAAGAACAATAGCAGAGTTTATGTTGGGGCAGTGATTATCTCGGAGACGATATTCAGAAACAGTTTGCCAATTTGTCATTGTTAACCTTAGTTGCTGGAGAGTCCCATGCCTGTGGTTTGACAACAACTGGGAGGGTGGTTTGCAAAGGTAACAACACTTCGGGTCAACTGGATGTTCCTTTTAGCTCTGCTCATAACGAGTTTTCTGGTTTGGCATTGGGAGCAAATTTTACATGTGCCATTAGGGTAAGAAATGGAATGGTGGATTGTTGGGGAGGAAATAAAAGGTTTGAATTTGGGAGCAATGTGATTGACAATATTTCATTTGAGTCTATTGTTGCGGGTTTGGATTTTGTATGCGGGTTGACATCAAGAAATCTATCCATGATTTGTTGGGGACCAGGGTGGTTTAACATGCCAAGGGTGCTTCCATTGAAAATGATGATTCCGGGTCCGTGTGTTCAGGCTTCTTGCAGCACTTGTGGCATATATCCAGATTCTGAGACTCTGTGTTATGGTTCTGGAAATATATGCAGGTCTTGCCAGATTGAACTTCCAGTTGCAGTGCCAGTGCCACCAGTAGCATCATCTCCAGTTTCTCCACAAACCAAAGCCTGGAACAAGGTTTCATTAGCGTCTGTGATTGTTGGATCAGTTGGATCTTTTGCAGGCATTTGTGCAATTGTCTTTTGCTTTTGGGCTGGTTTATGTGGCCTACTGCTCAAGAATGTTCGGAATTCTTTGCAACCAACAAGTACTGATGCCAATGTTGATACTGCCGCTATGCCTCAGATTGGTTCTAGTGACCCAACTTCGAGATCATATTCTATCAAGCGCGAAGGCTCCTTGAGACCAAAGATGCAGAGAAGTGGATCATCAACATCATCCAAACATGCGGACAAGACCCAGATGTTTTCTTTCTCTGAGCTTTCCACTGCCACCAACAACTTCTCGTTGGAAAACAAAATTGGTGCTGGAAGCTTTGGCAGTGTTTACAAAGGCAGGCTCGTGGATGGACGCGAAGTGGCCATCAAAAGGGGAGAAGCTTCTgttaaaacaaagaaatttcGGGAAAAAGAAATCGCATTTGATTCTGAATTGGCATTGTTATCTCGGCTCCACCACAGGCATTTGGTGGTGTTATTCGGATTCTGTGAAGAAAAGGACGAGAGGCTTTTGGTTTACGAGTATATGAACAATGGCGCTCTGCATGACCATTTGCATTACAAGAACAATGTTGAAAAAAGTAGCAGCATTTTGAATTCTTGGAAAATGAGGATCAAAATAGCATTAGATGCCGCGAGGGGAATCGAGTATCTGCACAATTATGCAATGCCACCAATAATTCATAGAGACATCAAGTCCTCAAACATACTTCTAGATGCAAATTGGGTTGCGAGAGTGTCTGATTTTGGGTTGTCATTGATATTGGAGCCAGAATCTGAACATGAAACCATGTCAAGCAAGGCTGTTGGAACAGTTGGCTACATAGATCCTGAATACTATGTGTTAAACGTCTTGACAGCAAAGAGTGATGTCTATGGTTTTGGGGTGGTCTTGTTTGAGCTTTTGACAGGGAAGAAAGCTGTGTTCAGGAATGATCAAGATAATGGGACAGGTCCAATTAGCCTGGTGGAGCATGCCGGGCCACTAATATTGGCGGGGCAGCTGCAAAAGGTGTTGGATAGAAGGGTTGGGCTGCCTGAAATGAACGAGTCCGAGGCAGTTCAGCTGTTGGCTTACACTGCTAATTGCTGTGTGAAGTTGGAGGGAAAGGAGAGGCCTACCATGAGTGACATTGTTGCCAATTTGGAGAGGGCACTGTCTCTCTGTGAGGACAACCTCGGTAGCATTTCTCCAGCTACATTGTGCATTCATTCAGACTGAAATTACTGAcccaaaaaaaagaacttgattgaaattatttcttctttatacAATTATTCTTGTAAGGCTATTTGGTCTGGACTCTGCACTCATATCTTCCATGTCCTACACAATTCTTGTACATGATGATTCCTACTGCATTTTGGACCTTGGTGGTCACTAACGCATTCATTTGTCCCCATTATCTTGTTTTTGGCATGAAAAAAGGTATTCTTCTTTTGAACCTAAAAGTTATATTATCTTGTTTGTTGGTCTGGGAAACCTGGGGGCCATGATGATTTCTTGGAGATTCCAAGCACACCCATCAATATTATAGCTGTTTCATTGGATCTATTGGCCTCAAATATCACGTTCATCCAAATCAGATCTATCAGATTTACAGTAAAACAGCTTGAGTCATGTTGTTTAGCTACAAAATAAAACTCCATGAAATATTATTGCTCAAAGTGGATCAAAGATCTGACCTTGGTTGGCGCACATTGAGGAATTTACAATTCTTTTTGAAGATGAGCATGTGGGTGGGATGACTTGAAATCTTGTGTGTAGGTCAATTACAGGCTGTTAGATTAGCTGTTGGGTGTAGTTAACACTGTGGTGAACGTGGGGATTTAAAATAGTTGCCTACTAAGCATGAAAATAAAGTTTCAACCATAGGTTTTTGCGCGGCGTCCTTGGATTGACTCTAGTTCACTTCACAATTCAAAATCTTTGGTGCGCGAGTCATCTGCGCCCCTTTAAAGTATGCGCTGATCTCATCCCCCACTATTGAATACAATAAATTTACAACCTGACTTTATTTCCtgtctcttatttttttttgggaactTTCATGCTTCATCTACCATTAGCCTAACTATAGCTTGAACTAAGGCGCAAGTCTTTCTAGTCATCATGAgccaagatttcattgaaatc
This window contains:
- the LOC121240524 gene encoding LOW QUALITY PROTEIN: putative serine/threonine-protein kinase-like protein CCR3 (The sequence of the model RefSeq protein was modified relative to this genomic sequence to represent the inferred CDS: inserted 1 base in 1 codon) — encoded protein: MTIPSSFLAITVTLILIYPISLLHPTVVNGLGSASTTAVTYGTATVCGIVAAEPAQGIQCYQNGQIISVEPNTSFEAISGGGSFFCGLKSGGLSLLCWDTASSNSSFKPKRIYNSDTVRLTDLTVGDDQVCAREVNSGMAKCWRGNKNGESKFPPPWEALRFQAITSGIGFSCGILKNNSRXLCWGSDYLGDDIQKQFANLSLLTLVAGESHACGLTTTGRVVCKGNNTSGQLDVPFSSAHNEFSGLALGANFTCAIRVRNGMVDCWGGNKRFEFGSNVIDNISFESIVAGLDFVCGLTSRNLSMICWGPGWFNMPRVLPLKMMIPGPCVQASCSTCGIYPDSETLCYGSGNICRSCQIELPVAVPVPPVASSPVSPQTKAWNKVSLASVIVGSVGSFAGICAIVFCFWAGLCGLLLKNVRNSLQPTSTDANVDTAAMPQIGSSDPTSRSYSIKREGSLRPKMQRSGSSTSSKHADKTQMFSFSELSTATNNFSLENKIGAGSFGSVYKGRLVDGREVAIKRGEASVKTKKFREKEIAFDSELALLSRLHHRHLVVLFGFCEEKDERLLVYEYMNNGALHDHLHYKNNVEKSSSILNSWKMRIKIALDAARGIEYLHNYAMPPIIHRDIKSSNILLDANWVARVSDFGLSLILEPESEHETMSSKAVGTVGYIDPEYYVLNVLTAKSDVYGFGVVLFELLTGKKAVFRNDQDNGTGPISLVEHAGPLILAGQLQKVLDRRVGLPEMNESEAVQLLAYTANCCVKLEGKERPTMSDIVANLERALSLCEDNLGSISPATLCIHSD
- the LOC121240757 gene encoding uncharacterized protein LOC121240757, encoding MALCIDGVLLKARNFEGNGLWYLEADTFFEKLNRLGKGRDRLNCRVTEGSNSHILDESFNTLSDGMDGKLKKAATYFQFDEDEITKDDYKFRPDMNFKEGMTDEIKDLDLRKPGVWKPAKRPEFQVTTEEVLRKADIRNVRFLANFITEVGIIIKRIETGVSSKAHIRKVARQIKTARAFG